One window from the genome of Nicotiana sylvestris chromosome 9, ASM39365v2, whole genome shotgun sequence encodes:
- the LOC138877313 gene encoding uncharacterized protein, with product MASDFMDRVRFNTKNTPDFFYIQNLKKKPTETFREYVTHWRSEAANVKPSLDEEQMNKFVVRAQDPQYYERLMVIENHKFSDIIKLGERIEEGIKSGIVTNFEALQAKNKALQSGSISKKKDVGAAMVAQRLRYSCSRCGIRESIEWVNPNKTCVFHSGMKGHTTDECRALKDKIQTLIDNKFIQSKEATPNVRNNPLPDHRGGGIHVIETNEEWVPKGSIGLIREGDDFKPSFTLAPIVVQTQSPIEVEVAASVPFEVEVAPLAATPVPFEEEVVAPFTVIVSTIPPFNSKSIPWDYIAEARQKGKAKMEESKATQGMTRTGRIYTPKYLEGPSKDATAKQPIIEIGPDDIWRKVQATEYSSINHLNKTPSQISILSLLQNSEAHKNALMKVLSEAYVPNNITSGEMANMVGQVLESHKITFHEDELPPEGLNHNRALHITVQYEDYFITRVLIDRVSSLNIFPLTTPKRLGKGLYEIQEETMNVKAFDGFQRATIGEINICLQMGPTWFDVEFQEVTIHGDGNNPIYTSQTILVIKNRRRLGGETYHHIERVNAVEKDKWWNSKIESMLAWSGYEPSKGLGKNLQGITKQIQLKEEEALAGLKNLFLEDEDMDYNAIIEEEEEEGLTIKTTCFEINARFIESIIITFFDEPVTVTCNEATKYEVSDSDEEDEILEEVVREVENFENKPKSNLDETEAINLGDVETVKETRGVYCYKMMPFRLKNDGATYMKAMTTIFNDIIHKEIEVYVDDVIIKSKRVTDHIANLRKFFDRFPCTNNMAEYEAYILGLNIAVDINIQELLIIGDSDLFMQQHLDKNFIDLIPVRVHNQPPYCAHVKEETDGKPWFHDVKEYLAEGEYSEYANHTRKRTLRRLSNHFFHSGGNLYRRTPIWDC from the exons atggcatcagatttcatggaccgagtcaggttcaacacaaaaaataCACCAGATTTTTTCTAtatccagaatcttaagaagaaacccaccgagactttccgcgagtatgttactcattggaggtcggaagcggccaatGTCAAACCATCTCTGgatgaggaacaaatgaacaagttcgtCGTCAGAGCACAAgatccgcagtattatgaaaggttgatggttattgaaaaccataaattctccgatatcatcaaacttggggaaagaatcgaggaaggcatcaaaagcgggaTAGTAACGAATTTCGAGGCATTACAGGCCAAAAATAAGGCATTGCAATCAGgcagcatatcaaagaagaaagacgtTGGGGCAGCAATGGTGGCTCAAAG GTTACGTTACTCATGTTCCCGCTGTGGAATTAGAGAATCCATCGAATGGGTCAATCCTAACAAAACTTGTGTGTTccattctggtatgaaggggcacaccactgaCGAGTGTCGagcattgaaagataagatccagacactaattgacaacaagTTCATACAGTCAAAGGAAGCCACACCCAATGTTCGCAATAACCCTCTCCCTGACCATAGAGGTggtgggatacatgtgatagagacgaacgaaGAGTGGGTTCCtaaggggtcgattgggcttattagggaaggtgatgactttaaacCCTCATTCACACTTGCTCCTATTGTAGTACAGACTCAGTcgccaatcgaggttgaggtagccgcatcagttccatttgaggtagaggtggctccACTCGCAGCCacccctgttccatttgaagAAGAAGTGGTCGCACCATTTACAGTGATAGTATCAACCATACCtcctttcaattcaaaatcaatacCTTGGGATTATATTGCCGAAGCTAGgcaaaaaggaaaggcaaagatggaggaatccAAAGCcacacaaggaatgactaggaccggaagaatctatacacctAAATACCTAgaaggaccaagtaaggatgccactgctaAGCAACCTATCATTGAAATAGGGCCAGATGAcatttggaggaaagtacaagcaacgGAGTATTCCAGCATTAATCATTTAAACAAAACCCCATCTCAGATATCCATCttgtcactgttgcaaaattcagaagcacacaagaacgctttgatgaaggtgttgagcgaagcttatgtgcccaataATATCACAAgcggagaaatggctaacatggtggGACAGGtgttggaaagtcataaaatcaCTTTCCACGAGGATGAGTTGCCGCCTGAGGGTTTGAATCACAACAGGGCACTGCACATCACAGTGCAATACGAAGACTACTTCATTACCAGGGTCCTAATTGATAGAGTATCCAGTCTCAATATTTTCCCATTGACAACACCGAAGAGGTTGGGCAAAGGCCTATACGAGATACAAGAAGAGACCATGAACGTGAAGGCTTTTGATGGGTTTCAAAGAGCTACCATCGGAGAAATTAATATTTGTCTTCAAATGGGGCCTACGTGGTTCGATGTCGAATTTCAG gaggtgaccATTCATGGGGATGGTAATAACCCTATTTACACAAGCCAAACCATCCTGGTTATCAAaaacagaagaaggctaggaggagaaacctatcatcacattgaacgtgtCAATGctgttgagaaagacaaatggtggaatagcaaaatagaaagcatgctggcatggtctgggtatgaacccagtaaagggcttgggaagaacctCCAGGGTATTACTAAACAGATACAACTGAAAG AAGAAGAGGCATTAGCTGGGCTGAAGAATCTGTTCTTGGAAGACGAAGACATGGACTACaatgcaataattgaggaggaagaggaagaaggcctcactattaagact acttgTTTcgaaataaatgctcgattcatcgagtc cattattattactttttttgatgaaccggtgactgtgacatgtaatgaggcaacgaaATATGAGGtcagtgattcagatgaagaagacgAGATACTcgaggaagttgtcagggaggttgaaaactttgagaataagcccaagtccaacttggacgaaaccgaagcaatAAACTTGGGGGAtgtcgagaccgtcaaggagactcgc ggggtatactgctacaagatgatgccatttcgTCTAAAGAATGATGGGGCTACCTACATGaaagccatgacaaccatattcaATGATAttatacacaaagaaatagaggtgtatgtggacgacgtcattatcaaatccaagagggtcacAGATCACATAGcaaacttgagaaagttctttgacag atttccctgcaccaacaacatggcagagtatgaggcctacatactaggactcaacatcgCAGTCGACATAAATATTCAGGAGCTGCTgataatcggtgattcagatttgttTATGCAACAG catctggacaagaatttcattgatctcatCCCAGTAAGAGTCCATAATCAACCgccttactgtgctcatgtcaagGAAGAGacggatggaaagccttggttccatgacgtCAAGGAGTATTTGGCGGAAGGAGAATATTCGGAGTATGCAAATCACACTcggaaacgcacacttcggagattgtccaatcactttttccacagtggaggaaacttgtacagaagaactccaatttgggattgctaa